The following is a genomic window from Candidatus Dadabacteria bacterium.
GCTCCCTGGAACCCTATGCTGGCCGAAACATGCTGAGCGCAAGCGTTGGGGCAGCCGGATATCTTGATCCTGAGATCCCCAAGAGTCTCCTTGTATTTTCCAAGACCGTTATCCATCATGCTGGTAAGCTTCGTCGCAAGGCCCTTGGCCGAAGTGATGCCCAAACGGCAGGTATCGGCGCCCGGGCAGGCGGTTACATCTTCGAAAGTGTCCGCGCCCGAATCAGAAATGCCCGCATCTTTAAGGTCGGCGTAAAGCGAGGGAATGGATTGATCGGGAACCCACCTAATCACGAAATTCTGCTGGATAGTTATCCGTATGGAACCGTCTGCATGGGTGTCTATCATGTCCGCAAGCGCTCTTGCGGTATCGGCCGGAACGTCTCCCAGAAGCACTCTCACGTTAACGATTGAATATCCCTCGACCCCCGCCGGGGAAACATTCTTTTGGCGCCACTCCGCAAAATCCGGGTCATCCTCTACCCAGCCAGGAGCGTCCGGAAGATCGTGTCCGTTCGGCTTGGGAGTTTCGTGCTCCCAGTCGATTGCCTCAAGATAGTCGTTCCACGAAGGATCGACCTCAAGCGAAGCCCTTTCCTGCTCGACTACCTCTCTGAACTTCTCAAAGCCAAGTTTCCTCACAAGAAACTTCATTCTGGCCTTCATCCTAACCTTTCTCTCGCCGTACCTGTCAAAGATCCTGACTACCGAAGCCGAAAAAGGTATCATCTCCTCAACCGGCATGAACTCCGTCCAGAGATGTCCGAGCGAAGGCGAAGCGCCGAGCCCCCCACCGACGTAGACCTGAAAGCCGTGCTTTCCATCCTCTTCCCTTACTCTGGCGCGAAAGCCCAGATCATGGATGCGGATTCCCGCGTTGTCGACATCCGGATTGCTCTCAAAGCAGACCTTGAATTTCCTTCCCATGTTCTGGCATATGGGGTTTCGGAGCATAAACTGCTTAAACGCCTCGGCGTAAGGAGTCACGTCAAAGGTTTCCGTAGGCGAAGCCCCGGTTATCGGGGAAGCCGTGACGTTCCTTATTGTGTTGCCGCAGGCCTCACGAGTTGTGATCCCCGCACTTGCAAGATCCCTCATCATGTCGGGAACTGTTTCAAGGTTGACGTAGTAAAGCTGAGCGTCCTGGCGGGTCGTAAGGTGAAAGAAGCCACTTGCGTACTTGTCCGAAACGTCCGCGAGTTTTCTCAGTTGAGCGGAACTCAGTTTCCCGTAGGGAATCTTTATCCTCTGCATCTGGACTCCTTCCTGGCGCTGTGCGTACACCCCCAGCTGGAGTCTTATCTTCTGGAATTTAACCTCGCTTATCTTCCCGTTCATGTAGTCGGAGACCTGCTGTTCGAATTCGTCGATCTCATCCGCTACAAGTTTGGGCAGAGTTTGCGTTTCTTCATCCATGTTTTCTAGCTCCGTAACATAAAATCTTTTATATCTCCCGATATTCTAACATAAAACAATTTTTTTTTGGAAATCACTCCTGCGGACCGCTCTGAGCCGAAAGCCACATCTCAATTACCAGAAGAATATAATCAATTTCCTGTTCCGTAAGCTTTCTTTTCTTAGGGATGCCGTGCCACTTTACTAGGCAGCTCCGACAACATGTGGCCGTGGCGTGCTGGGCGCGAAACACGGGATGTCCGCCCCATGGAGTCTGCTTCCCGTCGTTAGGGGGCAAAGCGGGGGCAAGCCTTTTTTCAAGAAAATCCCTTCCGTGCGAAAGCACTTCGGGGAGCCCTTTTTGCCTGAGATAAAACGTCTCCTTGGCATTCAGCCTGAACCCAGAACGGAACCGGGATCTGCTTAGTCTTCTGAAAACATTTTCCAGCCGTTCCTTTTCGCCGTTTTCCGCTCTATACATGTAAGAAATTCAGTGCTCTCGCTCCTCAGAGAAAAAATCCCGCATCCGTCCGAGTATCTGTTCCGTCTTCGCGCAGAAAAAGCCGCTCCCCGCAACGGAGTTGATAAAGAATTTCCCGTAGTATTTCGACACGATGCGCCTGTCAAGAACCATAACAACACCACGGTCCGTCTTGGTGCGTATGAGTCTCCCGAAGCCCTGTTTGAACCTGAGTACCGCATGGGGAAGTATGTATTCGCGAAACGAATCTATATCCTGTTTTTCCATGTACTCGATTTTCGCCTCCGTAACCGGGTCCGTGGGAACCTTGAAAGGAAGTCTGCATATAACGACCATCTTCAGAGAATCCCCGGGAATGTCTACTCCTTCCCAGAAGCTGTCGGTTGCGAAAAGCACCGAGTTCCCAAGCGTTTTGAATTTTTCAAGCAGCAGGCCCCTAGGCATTTCCCCCTGCTTGAAAAGACTGACCGGAACGGTCCCGATGCTCTCAAGAATTTTTCCCGTCTTTTCATAAACCCTGTTAAGCGAGGAATAAGAGGTGAAAAGTACCAGGGCGTTTCCGTTCGTTACAGAGATCGAGTCTGAGAGTATCTGCGCAAGGGAATCTTCGTAGTCCTCGCGCCCGGGCTCGGGCATATCCGACGGGACCAGCAGCAGGGACTGCGTTCGGAAATCAAACGGTGAATCAACAATAAGCCCCCTGAATCTTTCATTATCCGAAAGTCCGATGTTTTTCCTCTGAAAATCGAAATTCTTATCCACGGCAAGCGACGCAGAAGTCATAACGACGGTTTTGGTCTTCGAGTAGAGCTTTTCCGAAAGCTCCTTGGATACATCGAGCGGAGAGAGGTTGATGGAGCAGAAAATCGCCGCCCTTCTGCGGTTCCCCTCAAACCACCTTATATAGCTCTCGTCCTGCTCGCCAAAAAACCTTCCTATGGCTTCGCGGAAAGCAAGGGATCTCTTAGCGATGCCTCCAAGTTCAGCGGTGAGTTTTATGTGGGAATCCGCGTGCGGTGAGCCCTCGACTACTCCCAGCAGGTGGGCAATCTCGTTTTCAAGCGAAAAGAGGGATTTTTCAAGCCCCCCGAAGCGTTCCTCAACGGCAGGCCATTTCTCGTGCCGCACAACCTCTTCTGTCAGCCTCAGGCTTATCGCTGTCTCACCCGAGAGTTCCACCCCAAAACCGTAAAGCGAATTAAAGACCTCTTCGCTTACGACCTCTATACGCTCCACGGCCCTCGCAAGCCCGCCGCCCGAGCGCTCGAAAACCTCCCTGAGGGTGGAATCTTTTTCTTTCTGTGCAAGGTGCGAGATGTAGGATACAAGCCCCTTGTCCCTGTTTTTCCGGGAACGAAGCTTTGAAAGCGTCTTCGCAATCCCGTGCTTGCTAAGTTTCAGACTGAAATGCGAAGTGGCCGCCTCGGCGATATTGTGCGCCTCATCAAAAACGACCTTCGCGTAGCGGGGAATTATCCCGAAATCCGAATCGGGTCCCGCAGTCCCCTTTATCGCAATATCGGAGAAAAGCATGTGGTGGTTGGCAACCAGCACCGACGCCCTCGAGAGCTCCCTCCGCGACTTGAAGAAAAAGCAGCTCGAATAATGGGGGCACTTGCTCCCCGGGCAGCTTTCGCTTTCCGCAGACACCCTGTCCCACACATCGTCAGGGGGTGTAAACGCAAGATCGGAAAGTGAGCCGTCCGAAGTGGTCTCGGCCCACTCAAGCACATCCTTCATGGAGCCTCTTTCCCCGTCGTCTATAAAATCGAAAAGATCCTGCCCAACGGCTTCGCCGCGGAGAAGACAGAAGTAGTTTCTCATTCCCTTAACGAGAGAGTAATCAAATTTCTTCGGGAAAAGATCCCGAAGAAGGGGAAGATCTTTGTTTATCAGCTGTTCCTGAAGATTGATGGTGTTTGTTGAGACCAGAACCCTCTCACTGTTGCTAATTGACCAGAGAATGGAAGGTATGAGGTAGGAAAGAGTTTTTCCGGTGCCCGTACCGGCCTCTATCATTGAGAGGTGCTCGTCATTGAATGCGTCAATTACGTTTGAGAGAACTTCCAGCTGCTCATCCCTGTGCTCGTATTTCTCTCCCAAGACACGGGCCACGGGACCCGCAGGCAGAAGATATTCCCTCGCGGATTCATTGTCAACACGTACCGCTTCCCCCGGAACAAAAGGCTCAACAACTACGTACACCTTCTCGACCTCGCTGTCCACTATGTAGAAACCGACGCCCTTGTTTCCGAAAGCCGAAGCGACTGCCACGTCCTGAGGTGAAGGTTCGAGATTGCCCGAGGGATGATTATGCACGACGACATTCCCCGTTTTCGCCGCGTCAAGGATGGCCGGAACCGCCTGGCGGTTGCCGCGTGCAAGGACTTTTACATCGCAGACCAGAGAGCTTTCGTTTACCTTGCCGACGAAAAAGACCTCGTTTCCATAGGCCTCAGTTATTGCCTCCCTGATGAACTCTGCAGCCTCAGGGGTAAAGTAGCTTTCAATCATATCCGCTTAATTTTACACAGAGGCGTTAATAACAAAACTTTCCGGGGGATGTTGCCTTGCTCTTCGGGCTTCGGTAGCCTGTTTTGCGTGTCGGGGGAGGGATGGCCGAGCGGTTTAAGGCGCTGGTCTCGAAAACCAGTGGGGTCTTTTTGGCCCTCGTGGGTTCGAATCCCACTCCCTCCGCCATCAGTTCACCCCGAGTTATTCTATCCAGATATAGCAAACTCCGTCGGAAGCCAAGTATTGCCGGCCAAACCTTAATTCTTGGAAAAAGCAAACCGTATCGAAACATATCCGCCTAATCCAAGCTTAGGTAATCGTCATATACGAAGAGCTGAAAAAAACCATCCATGCTATTATGCGGTGAATAGCAATCTTATTCACCGCATATTTTACGGCGATTTTCTTGCTTATGCGATAAATAAAAGGTACAATCACTGTAAACAATGCGGTGAATGATATGTGGATACATGAGCATCATAACTGGCCAAACTTCACTTGGGATGTCAAAAAACTCGCTTCCAAGCTTGCCAATATTCGACACCGTCAGGGTCGTCTGTTAGGCAGAATGGAAGGATTAGGTTTCGAACTCAAGCAAGAAGCAAGTCTCGGAACACTGACAAGTGATGTTGTTAAATCATCAGCCATCGAGGGAGAAAATCTGAACCCACAAGAGGTTCGCTCATCAATCGCTCACCGACTAGGGATTGATATCGCCGGCATTACGTCAGTGAACCAAGATATTGAGGGTATTGTTGAAATGATGCTGGATGCGACCCAGCAATCTACCAAACCTTTAAAAAAAGACAGATTGTTTGACTGGCATGCGGCACTGTTTCCAACAGGTCGCAGCGGCATGCGTCGCATCACAGTTGGTGGCTGGCGCTCCGTCGAATCCGGTCCCATGCAAGTGGTTTCAGGTCCTATAGGACGTGAAAAAGTTCATTTCGAGGCTCCAAACGCAGAGCACCTTGAACATGAGATGACGGGGTTTCTGGCATGGTTTGAGAGCAAAGATGATACTGACCCCGTGCTCAGAGCCGGTATTGCCCATCTGTGGTTTGTGACAATTCATCCATTTGAAGACGGTAATGGACGTATTGGAAGAGCGATTGCCGATATGGCCCTGGCGCGTGCTGACGGCATGGGAGACCGCTTTTACAGCCTTTCATCGCAATTTGAATCTGAGCGCAAGGATTATTATGACCAGTTGGAAAAACAGCAACGCGGCACGCCGGAGGTAACGGGTTGGCTTGAATGGTTTCTGGATTGCCTTGGTCGCGCAATTGCCAGCGCCGAAGATACGCTGAGCACCGTGTTATTTAAAGCACAACTGTGGGAAAAGATTAACCGGCAATCTGTCAACAAACGTCAGCGTCTGATTATTAATCGTATGCTGGAGCATGATTTTAGAGGGCATATGAACACCTCAAAGTATGCAAAACTGGCCAAGTGCTCCACAGATACAGCGTTACGGGACATTCAGCACTTAAAGTCACGCGGTATTTTTATTCAGAACCCTGGCGGCGGACGAAGTACAAGCTACCGCTTGCCGGATACCATTAACTGAAAAAAACGGTCAGGATGCTAGATTGAAAGTAAGTCTTCTTCTCTCCGTGTCCGCTGATACAAGCTTCACGCGAACTTCCTCTCCGAGTTCGAACCACTTTCTTTTCCTGCCCCTGATCTTGTAAAAGTGCTCGGGGATGAGCCCCTCGACGAAGTGCTCTTCTATTTCTATGAAAACCCCGAAGGGGTGTATGCTCAGTATTTTTCCGTGAAATAGGTCACCCACGCGGCTTTTCATGAAATTCGCCGTCTCAAGGTTCATAAACTGGCGCTCCGCATCCTCGGCCGTTCTCTCCAGAATCGAGCAGCGTTCGGCTATCCGCTTGAGACGGGCGGAATCGTAGGAAGGTGTTCTTTTCTGCAGTATTTCATCGATAATCCTGTGAACGACAAGGTCAGGATACCTTCTTATGGGGGAAGTGAAGTGGGTGTAATCGTCTATAGCAAGACCGAAGTGGGGAACATGCTTTGTTGAGTAAACAGCTTTTTTGAGCGCGCGTAGAATCATAAAGTTTATCTGCTCCCGATCCTTTCTTCCCGAAGCAGCTTTCATTACCGCCTGGATGTCCTGCTGCTTAATCTGTCCTCCGAAGTTTGCCTTGATACCTATTTTGAGAAGGTTTTCACGCAGTTGCTCTATGGAATCCGGGTCCGGGGATTCGTGAATCCTGTAAATCGATTCGAAACCGTTTCTGAAAATAAACTCCGCGACAACGGAGTTGGCCATGATCATGAACTCCTCTATTATCTCATGGGCGACATTCCGCTTAATCCTGTCGACGTCGCTTACCTCTCCTTTGGAATCGCGAAGCAGCACGGCCTCGGGAAAATCAAAGTCAAGGCCTCCTTTGCCGATCCTAAGCTCCCTGAGCTTGCGGTAAAGCTCTTTCATCAAAAGCAGGGAAGAAATGATGTTTTTGCCACGGGAGGATGAAGCAGTGCCGTTCCCTTCCAAAATGGCCGCGGCTTCGGAGTATGTAAGCCTCGCACAGCTTTTTATCACGCTGTTGTATACCCTCGAGTCCCTGATCCTTCCCGAGGAATCGAAATCCATCTCGACCGTCTTGGTAAGCCGTCTTCTTCTGGGACGCAGGCTGCAAAGATCGTTTGAAAGCCTCTTGGGAAGCATGGGAATCACCCTGTCTGAAAGGTAGGTGCTGGTGGCCCTGCGGGCAGCCTCTTCGTCACACGCGCTTCCGCAAGCCACGTAATGAGAAACATCCGCGATGCTTACCCGAAGTCTGTATCCCCTGCGGATTTTTGTTACGCCTACCGCATCGTCAAAATCCTTTGCGTCATCCCCGTCTATGGTGAAAATAGTCTCTTTTTCAAGATTCACTCTCGAAGAAAGGTTGCCGTTTGATAATTCCGCGCTTAGACCCGCGACTTCTTCTGTCACATTGCGCGAAAAACCCTTCGCAAGACCGTACTCGGAGATAATCCCCCTTTTTTCAGTTTCAATTTCTCCAGATATCCCCAAGCGCTCGGTCACTGTTGCCGACTGTTTCCCCGGCTTAATCTCTATGACTACTAGTTCCCCGTCGGAAAAACTCTTTTTCCACCCTCCGGTTTCAACCTCATACTCGAAGAGTTCCGCTTTTCTGGGACAGGCAACAAAACCCCTCGGGGTTTCTCTCAAGTCGGCCAGAACCCTCAGGGAGCTACCGTTTGAGAGGCTGGTTGGAGCGATTTTCTTGCGGTTCCCATTAAGAAGAGATACAGGAGAATCCAAGTGCCGACCGTTTTTCGCAGCACCCTTTTTCCAATGTTTTTGAAGACGATAGCTACCCTTGGAGGTTCTTTTAATCTTTCCCTCGAAGGCCATACTCTTCAGCGTAGCCCGGAGCTTCGCTCTTTTTCTCTCGGGCATATCAAGCCCCCTGAGAATATTGCCCTCGGAGAGACTTTTCCCCTTGTTTTCGCTGAGCAGTTTTAGAATCCGCAATTCCCTTTTGCTTGACATGATATAAACCCGGCTTTTCAGCCGCAGGAAC
Proteins encoded in this region:
- a CDS encoding nitrite reductase, with the translated sequence MDEETQTLPKLVADEIDEFEQQVSDYMNGKISEVKFQKIRLQLGVYAQRQEGVQMQRIKIPYGKLSSAQLRKLADVSDKYASGFFHLTTRQDAQLYYVNLETVPDMMRDLASAGITTREACGNTIRNVTASPITGASPTETFDVTPYAEAFKQFMLRNPICQNMGRKFKVCFESNPDVDNAGIRIHDLGFRARVREEDGKHGFQVYVGGGLGASPSLGHLWTEFMPVEEMIPFSASVVRIFDRYGERKVRMKARMKFLVRKLGFEKFREVVEQERASLEVDPSWNDYLEAIDWEHETPKPNGHDLPDAPGWVEDDPDFAEWRQKNVSPAGVEGYSIVNVRVLLGDVPADTARALADMIDTHADGSIRITIQQNFVIRWVPDQSIPSLYADLKDAGISDSGADTFEDVTACPGADTCRLGITSAKGLATKLTSMMDNGLGKYKETLGDLRIKISGCPNACAQHVSASIGFQGASITREGRSVPAEMLFLGGGLYGDDSRLAMPVTKIPTRNAPKVVQRLLEIYEREKEDGEHFDLTMKRLGAKYIKEAVSEFNEIPKYEDDPDFYTDWGHEEKKFAVQQGVRGECAGVTVEEKIPVFSDAERRLEQAQALFLHGDYEACINELYLACSDSAHVPLYTKLIDPFTPEQTIWEFENLIVRTGETDEKWLDVSRKFSEYRDGETSASKAIEFLEIAKSFHSDCEKVQEQLTA
- a CDS encoding DUF4186 domain-containing protein, whose amino-acid sequence is MYRAENGEKERLENVFRRLSRSRFRSGFRLNAKETFYLRQKGLPEVLSHGRDFLEKRLAPALPPNDGKQTPWGGHPVFRAQHATATCCRSCLVKWHGIPKKRKLTEQEIDYILLVIEMWLSAQSGPQE
- a CDS encoding DEAD/DEAH box helicase family protein; amino-acid sequence: MIESYFTPEAAEFIREAITEAYGNEVFFVGKVNESSLVCDVKVLARGNRQAVPAILDAAKTGNVVVHNHPSGNLEPSPQDVAVASAFGNKGVGFYIVDSEVEKVYVVVEPFVPGEAVRVDNESAREYLLPAGPVARVLGEKYEHRDEQLEVLSNVIDAFNDEHLSMIEAGTGTGKTLSYLIPSILWSISNSERVLVSTNTINLQEQLINKDLPLLRDLFPKKFDYSLVKGMRNYFCLLRGEAVGQDLFDFIDDGERGSMKDVLEWAETTSDGSLSDLAFTPPDDVWDRVSAESESCPGSKCPHYSSCFFFKSRRELSRASVLVANHHMLFSDIAIKGTAGPDSDFGIIPRYAKVVFDEAHNIAEAATSHFSLKLSKHGIAKTLSKLRSRKNRDKGLVSYISHLAQKEKDSTLREVFERSGGGLARAVERIEVVSEEVFNSLYGFGVELSGETAISLRLTEEVVRHEKWPAVEERFGGLEKSLFSLENEIAHLLGVVEGSPHADSHIKLTAELGGIAKRSLAFREAIGRFFGEQDESYIRWFEGNRRRAAIFCSINLSPLDVSKELSEKLYSKTKTVVMTSASLAVDKNFDFQRKNIGLSDNERFRGLIVDSPFDFRTQSLLLVPSDMPEPGREDYEDSLAQILSDSISVTNGNALVLFTSYSSLNRVYEKTGKILESIGTVPVSLFKQGEMPRGLLLEKFKTLGNSVLFATDSFWEGVDIPGDSLKMVVICRLPFKVPTDPVTEAKIEYMEKQDIDSFREYILPHAVLRFKQGFGRLIRTKTDRGVVMVLDRRIVSKYYGKFFINSVAGSGFFCAKTEQILGRMRDFFSEEREH
- a CDS encoding Fic family protein, with the translated sequence MWIHEHHNWPNFTWDVKKLASKLANIRHRQGRLLGRMEGLGFELKQEASLGTLTSDVVKSSAIEGENLNPQEVRSSIAHRLGIDIAGITSVNQDIEGIVEMMLDATQQSTKPLKKDRLFDWHAALFPTGRSGMRRITVGGWRSVESGPMQVVSGPIGREKVHFEAPNAEHLEHEMTGFLAWFESKDDTDPVLRAGIAHLWFVTIHPFEDGNGRIGRAIADMALARADGMGDRFYSLSSQFESERKDYYDQLEKQQRGTPEVTGWLEWFLDCLGRAIASAEDTLSTVLFKAQLWEKINRQSVNKRQRLIINRMLEHDFRGHMNTSKYAKLAKCSTDTALRDIQHLKSRGIFIQNPGGGRSTSYRLPDTIN
- a CDS encoding VacB/RNase II family 3'-5' exoribonuclease, with protein sequence MSSKRELRILKLLSENKGKSLSEGNILRGLDMPERKRAKLRATLKSMAFEGKIKRTSKGSYRLQKHWKKGAAKNGRHLDSPVSLLNGNRKKIAPTSLSNGSSLRVLADLRETPRGFVACPRKAELFEYEVETGGWKKSFSDGELVVIEIKPGKQSATVTERLGISGEIETEKRGIISEYGLAKGFSRNVTEEVAGLSAELSNGNLSSRVNLEKETIFTIDGDDAKDFDDAVGVTKIRRGYRLRVSIADVSHYVACGSACDEEAARRATSTYLSDRVIPMLPKRLSNDLCSLRPRRRRLTKTVEMDFDSSGRIRDSRVYNSVIKSCARLTYSEAAAILEGNGTASSSRGKNIISSLLLMKELYRKLRELRIGKGGLDFDFPEAVLLRDSKGEVSDVDRIKRNVAHEIIEEFMIMANSVVAEFIFRNGFESIYRIHESPDPDSIEQLRENLLKIGIKANFGGQIKQQDIQAVMKAASGRKDREQINFMILRALKKAVYSTKHVPHFGLAIDDYTHFTSPIRRYPDLVVHRIIDEILQKRTPSYDSARLKRIAERCSILERTAEDAERQFMNLETANFMKSRVGDLFHGKILSIHPFGVFIEIEEHFVEGLIPEHFYKIRGRKRKWFELGEEVRVKLVSADTERRRLTFNLAS